Proteins from one Fragaria vesca subsp. vesca linkage group LG6, FraVesHawaii_1.0, whole genome shotgun sequence genomic window:
- the LOC101311877 gene encoding laccase-4-like, with translation MASWIRVLLLLLACLLPALVESRVRNYKFNVVLRNTTRLCSTKPIVTINGRFPGPTLYAREDDTVLVKVTNHVTYNVSIHWHGIRQIRTGWSDGPAYITQCPIPQGQSFTYNFTITGQRGTLLWHAHILWLRATVHGALVILPKRGVPYPFPTPHKEVPVVLAEWWKSDTEAVINEALKGGLAPNVSDAHTINGHPGLVSPNCTTDGGFKLSVESGKTYLLRIINAALNEELFFKIAGHKLTIVEVDATYVKPFKTDTIVIAPGQTTNALITANQKSGKYLVTASPFLDTPGIAVDNLTSTATVHYSGTLSNSPTTLTSPPPQNATQVANSFTDSLRSLNTMKFPAKVPLKIDHNLLFTIGLGINPCPSCKAGNGSRVVASINNVTFVMPTTALLQAHFFKTKGVFTTDFPANPPNAFNFSGGLPANSSLATTNGTKVYRLAYNSTVQLVLQDTGIIAPENHPVHLHGFNFFAIGRGLGNYNPKTDPKNFNLVDPVERNTIGVPSGGWVAIRFIADNPGVWFMHCHLEVHTSWGLKMAFLVDNGKGPNQSLLPPPKDLPTC, from the exons ATGGCTTCGTGGATTCGAGTTCTTCTACTTCTTCTGGCTTGCCTTCTTCCGGCTTTGGTTGAGAGCAGGGTTCGTAACTACAAGTTTAAT GTGGTGCTGAGAAACACTACCAGACTATGCTCCACCAAGCCAATTGTAACCATCAACGGTCGTTTTCCAGGGCCAACTCTCTATGCCAGGGAAGACGACACCGTTCTTGTGAAAGTCACCAACCATGTCACGTACAACGTTTCCATTCACTG GCATGGTATCCGGCAAATCCGGACCGGTTGGTCAGATGGACCAGCATACATCACACAGTGCCCTATTCCTCAAGGCCAAAGCTTTACATACAACTTCACCATCACAGGCCAGAGAGGCACACTTCTTTGGCATGCACATATTCTCTGGCTAAGAGCCACAGTCCATGGTGCTCTTGTCATTCTGCCCAAGCGTGGTGTGCCTTATCCTTTCCCAACACCCCACAAGGAAGTTCCAGTTGTGTTAG CTGAATGGTGGAAATCAGATACTGAAGCAGTGATCAATGAAGCTCTCAAAGGTGGTTTAGCACCTAACGTGTCAGATGCTCACACTATTAACGGTCATCCTGGCTTGGTCTCTCCAAATTGTACCACAGATG GCGGCTTCAAGTTGTCTGTGGAAAGCGGCAAGACCTACTTGCTCCGCATCATCAATGCTGCGCTCAATGAAGAGCTCTTCTTCAAAATCGCCGGACATAAGTTGACGATAGTGGAAGTCGACGCCACCTATGTAAAACCCTTCAAAACTGACACCATAGTGATCGCCCCTGGACAAACCACGAATGCTCTCATCACTGCAAACCAAAAGTCCGGCAAGTACTTGGTTACCGCCTCCCCATTCTTAGACACTCCCGGTATCGCCGTAGACAACCTGACGTCCACTGCCACTGTGCACTATTCAGGCACACTTTCTAACTCACCCACAACTCTCACGAGCCCACCTCCTCAAAATGCTACCCAAGTCGCCAACAGTTTTACCGACTCTCTCAGAAGCCTGAACACAATGAAGTTTCCTGCCAAAGTCCCCTTAAAGATTGATCACAACCTTCTGTTCACAATTGGGTTAGGGATTAACCCATGCCCTAGTTGCAAAGCTGGTAATGGAAGCCGTGTGGTGGCCAGTATTAACAATGTCACATTTGTTATGCCAACCACAGCTCTGCTTCAAGCACATTTCTTCAAAACCAAAGGGGTTTTCACCACTGATTTTCCAGCTAACCCACCAAATGCTTTCAACTTTTCTGGAGGCCTCCCAGCAAATTCTAGTCTGGCGACTACAAATGGGACAAAGGTTTATAGGTTGGCTTATAACTCTACTGTTCAACTTGTGCTGCAAGACACTGGAATTATAGCCCCTGAGAACCACCCAGTACATCTGCATGGCTTCAATTTCTTTGCGATTGGCAGGGGACTTGGCAATTACAACCCCAAGACCGATCCTAAGAACTTCAATCTTGTTGATCCTGTTGAAAGGAACACAATTGGTGTTCCATCTGGTGGTTGGGTAGCAATCCGATTTATCGCAGATAATCCTG GTGTTTGGTTTATGCATTGTCATTTGGAAGTGCACACATCATGGGGGCTTAAGATGGCATTTTTGGTGGACAATGGGAAAGGACCTAATCAATCACTTCTACCTCCTCCAAAGGATCTTCCGACCTGTTAA
- the LOC101293806 gene encoding putative ribonuclease H protein At1g65750-like has translation MGVTPTSRAQKGIRLVLWHPPLSPWIKLNTDGLAKGNSGPAACGGVFRDYQGHFIGGFSTPIGHHNAFFSELLAVIIGIELTFQLGWQHVWLECDSTSVVECFSKSSFVPPWQLRTLWYNCAARIRSMSFFCSHVLREGNTVADRLANLGMSSSSWIWHASPPAEIIPFLRMDFLGFPYIRHG, from the coding sequence ATGGGGGTGACACCAACCTCAAGAGCCCAAAAAGGAATCCGGTTAGTTTTGTGGCATCCTCCTTTGTCTCCATGGATTAAGCTTAATACTGATGGTCTTGCTAAAGGGAATTCTGGGCCGGCAGCTTGTGGGGGTGTTTTTCGAGACTATCAAGGTCATTTCATTGGCGGATTTAGCACTCCTATAGGACACCATAACGCTTTTTTCTCTGAGCTTTTGGCTGTTATTATTGGGATAGAATTGACATTTCAGCTCGGCTGGCAACATGTTTGGCTTGAGTGTGACTCTACGAGTGTGGTTGAATGCTTCTCTAAGTCGTCATTTGTCCCTCCGTGGCAATTACGCACATTGTGGTATAACTGTGCTGCTAGAATTCGTTCAATGTCTTTCTTTTGTTCTCATGTCCTTCGTGAAGGGAACACTGTTGCCGATAGACTCGCCAATTTAGGTATGTCCTCTTCATCTTGGATTTGGCATGCTTCTCCTCCTGCTGAAATTATTCCTTTCCTTCGTATGGATTTCCTGGGATTTCCTTACATTCGTCATGGTTAA